The genomic region ACCCAGCAACCACAAGCATTCATGGAGGTTCACCATGCCAAGAATAGCCAGATTTATTAGGGATAATCAGCCTACAGTCTACCATATAATATCAAGAACCGCCTTGCAGGGCTTGCCCATCAAGGACAAAGACAATGACTTTCTGCTGGGCCTGATCAAGAAACTGTCACAACTCTACTTTGTGGATGTGCTGGGATTCGCACTCTTAGGCAACCATTTCCACCTGGTAATCCGCATGTATCCTGAATCTGATCCGACAGATGATGAAATCAAGGAAAGGCTGCAGAAGTATTATGGAGATGAGCTTAATGTGACCGGGGTGCTTGTTTCTGATTACCGTAAGAGGCTGACCAACCTGGGGGCTTATGTGAAGGACATCAAGCAGGGATTTACCAGGTATTTCAATAAGAAGTATAACCGCAGGGGCTTCTTCTGGGGGGATAGGTTTAAAAGTATGATTG from Desulfonatronovibrio magnus harbors:
- a CDS encoding transposase — protein: MPRIARFIRDNQPTVYHIISRTALQGLPIKDKDNDFLLGLIKKLSQLYFVDVLGFALLGNHFHLVIRMYPESDPTDDEIKERLQKYYGDELNVTGVLVSDYRKRLTNLGAYVKDIKQGFTRYFNKKYNRRGFFWGDRFKSMIVQDGLSLVNLLAYVDLNPVRAGIVKKPEDYRWCSLGYHTQTGNRNNLLSIDFGMKEWNEFDPKEIVRKYRQFVYETGAAE